One genomic segment of Flagellimonas marinaquae includes these proteins:
- a CDS encoding YicC/YloC family endoribonuclease has protein sequence MIQSMTGFGKHVVQLPSKKITIELKSLNSKNLDINARLPQFYREKELELRKMIASALNRGKVDFSLYVEITGEETTAEVNKGVVKKYMEQLAAIAQGDDIKLLEMALRMPDTLKTDKDDIDAEEYEAIKKAMDEALSKIVEFRNEEGKVLEQDFVERLKKLNELLDAVKSMDPDRLATIRERLEKAVADLKVELDANRFEQELIYYLEKYDITEEKVRLANHLKYFETTLNSKESNGKKLGFISQEIGREINTIGSKANFAPMQQLVVQMKDELEKIKEQMLNVL, from the coding sequence ATGATTCAATCCATGACAGGCTTTGGGAAGCACGTAGTTCAGCTTCCTTCAAAAAAAATTACAATAGAGCTTAAATCGCTCAACAGCAAAAATCTGGATATTAATGCCAGGCTTCCACAGTTTTATAGGGAAAAGGAGCTGGAATTACGTAAAATGATTGCCAGTGCCCTAAACAGGGGTAAAGTGGATTTTAGCCTTTATGTGGAAATAACCGGTGAGGAGACTACGGCAGAAGTTAACAAGGGTGTGGTTAAAAAGTATATGGAGCAATTGGCCGCAATAGCCCAAGGAGATGACATTAAACTGTTGGAAATGGCGTTACGTATGCCCGACACCCTTAAAACCGATAAAGACGACATCGATGCCGAAGAGTACGAGGCCATTAAAAAAGCAATGGACGAGGCCTTATCCAAAATAGTGGAGTTCCGCAATGAGGAAGGCAAGGTTTTGGAGCAGGATTTTGTAGAGCGATTAAAAAAACTTAACGAACTTTTGGATGCTGTAAAAAGCATGGACCCAGATAGGTTGGCTACGATACGGGAACGTTTGGAGAAAGCTGTGGCCGACCTTAAGGTGGAATTGGATGCGAATAGATTTGAACAAGAACTCATCTATTATTTGGAAAAGTACGACATTACCGAAGAAAAGGTACGTTTGGCGAACCATTTAAAATATTTTGAAACCACCCTGAATTCCAAAGAATCCAATGGCAAAAAACTAGGGTTCATCTCACAAGAAATAGGAAGGGAAATCAATACCATAGGATCCAAGGCCAATTTTGCACCCATGCAACAATTGGTGGTCCAAATGAAGGACGAATTGGAAAAGATAAAAGAACAAATGCTCAATGTGCTATGA
- the gmk gene encoding guanylate kinase produces MTEGGKLIIFSAPSGSGKTTIVKHLLNQPELNLAFSISATSRPRRGKEKNGVNYYFMSVSQFKRHIKDGDFLEWEEVYRDNFYGTLKSEVERLWAEGKNVIFDIDVSGGLRIKKKFPDKTLAVFVKPPSVDELKIRLKKRSTESDDKINMRIAKASVELATAPQFDKIIKNYDLDVALDEAHKLVADFVGAKNPDSK; encoded by the coding sequence ATGACAGAAGGTGGTAAACTCATCATATTTTCGGCCCCATCGGGAAGTGGTAAAACTACCATTGTAAAACATTTGTTGAATCAGCCGGAACTCAACTTGGCCTTTTCCATTTCCGCAACCTCGCGCCCGCGCAGGGGCAAGGAAAAAAATGGGGTCAACTACTACTTTATGTCCGTTTCCCAATTTAAGCGACACATTAAGGATGGCGATTTTTTGGAATGGGAAGAAGTGTACCGCGACAATTTTTATGGGACTTTAAAAAGTGAAGTGGAACGTTTGTGGGCAGAAGGCAAGAATGTAATATTTGATATCGATGTTTCTGGCGGGCTAAGGATCAAAAAGAAATTTCCGGACAAGACCCTGGCCGTTTTTGTGAAGCCTCCCAGTGTGGATGAGCTAAAGATCAGACTTAAAAAGCGCAGCACGGAGAGTGACGATAAGATCAATATGAGAATTGCCAAAGCGTCGGTAGAATTGGCAACCGCCCCTCAGTTTGATAAGATTATTAAAAACTATGATCTGGATGTAGCTCTCGACGAAGCCCACAAATTGGTCGCCGATTTTGTTGGGGCCAAGAATCCCGATTCAAAATAA